One Spinacia oleracea cultivar Varoflay chromosome 4, BTI_SOV_V1, whole genome shotgun sequence DNA segment encodes these proteins:
- the LOC110786628 gene encoding serine/threonine-protein phosphatase 7 long form homolog isoform X1, whose product MSRAIFGRTMLGFMSIFPMFRPRVNSNFRPGEHPRAMKWDVQTYTAKLLTTLQGHRWRLDSMKAKEVIWMPYGLDVVENYPLTLYHGCIRHCCIIEPYMPDRVLRQFGFVQTPPMTPIFPSNEYKPAHSYPVEYPEAIMCFWNDPTSHCLSQKRIGDFVQNPWDFSADYRQWFLQRTHPKVQNPDHAPNGYQTRHQLNAEALLHLIAHYLRPVYPETRSRLTLEQQYHYFDRAINVLRDFENAQIIEPQHAQAQCRRK is encoded by the exons ATGTCGCGTGCGATATTTGGGAGAACAAT GCTTGGATTTATGAGTATTTTTCCCATGTTCCGGCCTAGAGTAAACTCAAATTTCAGGCCGGGTGAACACCCACGGGCTATGAAATGGGACGTTCAGACATACACGGCAAAGCTGCTTACAACGTTACAAGGACATCGATGGAGATTAGACAGCATGAAAGCTAAAGAG GTTATATGGATGCCATATGGTTTGGATGTAGTTGAAAACTACCCATTAACTTTATATCATGGTTGCATTCGTCATTGTTGTATAATAGAACCGTACATGCCGGATCGTGTACTACGACAGTTTGGATTTGTGCAAACTCCACCTATGACACCTATTTTTCCAAGCAATGAATATAAACCTGCACATTCTTACCCTGTTGAATATCCCGAAGCTATTATGTGCTTTTGGAATGACCCAACTTCCCATTGTTTGAGTCAAAAAAGGATAGGTGATTTTGTACAAAATCCATGGGATTTTTCTGCAGATTATAGGCAGTGGTTTTTGCAACGTACACATCCCAAAGTGCAAAATCCAGATCATGCACCTAATGGTTATCAGACTAGACATCAATTGAACGCTGAAGCG TTACTCCACTTGATTGCTCATTATCTACGTCCGGTGTATCCCGAGACACGTTCACGGTTGACCTTGGAGCAACAATATCACTATTTTGACCGTGCCATCAACGTGTTAAGAGACTTTGAGAATGCTCAGATTATAGAACCGCAACATGCACAAGCACAATGTCGTCGaaagtaa
- the LOC110786628 gene encoding serine/threonine-protein phosphatase 7 long form homolog isoform X2: MSIFPMFRPRVNSNFRPGEHPRAMKWDVQTYTAKLLTTLQGHRWRLDSMKAKEVIWMPYGLDVVENYPLTLYHGCIRHCCIIEPYMPDRVLRQFGFVQTPPMTPIFPSNEYKPAHSYPVEYPEAIMCFWNDPTSHCLSQKRIGDFVQNPWDFSADYRQWFLQRTHPKVQNPDHAPNGYQTRHQLNAEALLHLIAHYLRPVYPETRSRLTLEQQYHYFDRAINVLRDFENAQIIEPQHAQAQCRRK; this comes from the exons ATGAGTATTTTTCCCATGTTCCGGCCTAGAGTAAACTCAAATTTCAGGCCGGGTGAACACCCACGGGCTATGAAATGGGACGTTCAGACATACACGGCAAAGCTGCTTACAACGTTACAAGGACATCGATGGAGATTAGACAGCATGAAAGCTAAAGAG GTTATATGGATGCCATATGGTTTGGATGTAGTTGAAAACTACCCATTAACTTTATATCATGGTTGCATTCGTCATTGTTGTATAATAGAACCGTACATGCCGGATCGTGTACTACGACAGTTTGGATTTGTGCAAACTCCACCTATGACACCTATTTTTCCAAGCAATGAATATAAACCTGCACATTCTTACCCTGTTGAATATCCCGAAGCTATTATGTGCTTTTGGAATGACCCAACTTCCCATTGTTTGAGTCAAAAAAGGATAGGTGATTTTGTACAAAATCCATGGGATTTTTCTGCAGATTATAGGCAGTGGTTTTTGCAACGTACACATCCCAAAGTGCAAAATCCAGATCATGCACCTAATGGTTATCAGACTAGACATCAATTGAACGCTGAAGCG TTACTCCACTTGATTGCTCATTATCTACGTCCGGTGTATCCCGAGACACGTTCACGGTTGACCTTGGAGCAACAATATCACTATTTTGACCGTGCCATCAACGTGTTAAGAGACTTTGAGAATGCTCAGATTATAGAACCGCAACATGCACAAGCACAATGTCGTCGaaagtaa